The Faecalibacterium sp. I3-3-89 sequence TCTCTGGCGAAGGCCCGCGGCGCGTACCGACCAGCTTTGGTCGATCAGATGCGCCGCCTTATAGCACCACCATGTATCCATGGAAAGCTCCGGAGCAACGCGGGGCAGCATGCTGCCCTTTTTTTCCTCTAAAAAGAATTTCTTCATAATTGGATCTATGCCCGCCGACGTGCCGGAGAGGATAGATGTGCTGGAGGTCGGTGCGACCGCCAGCAGATAGGCGTTGCGCATTCCCTGCACCGCCACCGTTTTCGCAAGCGCCCGCCACTTTTCGGAGGTATAACCCCGCTTTTCAAAATACGCGCCAGTCTGCCAGTCGCTGCCCTCAAAGAGCGCGTAACGACCCCTTTCCCGTGCCAGTGCTGTGTCCGCCTTGACGGCGGCGTAGTTGATGAGCTCGAACACTGCGTCGGTGAAGGCAAGGTGCTCATCGCTCTCCCAGCGGATGCCGCGCTTTGCCAGCATGTGGTGGTAGCCGCTGACGCCCAGGCCGATGCTGCGGTACTTCTGATTGGTAAGCCGCGCGTATTCCAACGGGTAGAAGTTGAGGTCGATCACATTATCCAGTGCGCGGATGGCCGTTTCCACCGTGCGTTCCATATAGGCCTCGTCCTCCACCGGCAGATTACCGAGAGACAGACTCGCCAGGTTGCAGACCACAAACTCACCTGGGCGTGTGGCCGTCACCACAATTGTGTCGCCGTTCTCCGTGTGCACCTCAGTGCTGATGTGCTCGATGGGTGCCATGTTCTGCGCGATCTCCGTACAGAGATTGGAGCAATAGATCATTCCCGTGTGGCCGTTTGGGTTCATATGATTTACACTGTCGCGATTGAAAGCGAAGGGTGTGCCGGTCTCCACTGCCGAGCGAAGCACCAGCCGCACGATGTCCTTGACGGTGACGCTGCGCTTTTCGATGCGCGGGTCATTGACGCAGTCCAGATACCGCTTCTCCCATTCTGTACCCCAGTAATCCTCCAGTGCGTAGCCCTTGACCGTGAGGATCTCATGCGGACACATGAGATGCCACGGCGCGTCTATGTTCTCCTCCGCCAGTCGCCAGAAGAGATCCGGATAGCACACGGCGGGAAACACATCATGTGCCTTCATGCGGTCGTCGCCGTTGTTGGTGCGCAGTTGAAGGAATTCCGGCAGATCCCGGTGCCATGCGTCTAAGTAAACCGCCACAGCGCCCTGCCGCATCCCCAACTGATCCACCGCCACGGCGGTGTCGTTGACCAGCCGAATCCAGCGGATAACACCGCCCGCCGCCCCTTGAAAGCCGCGGATGGTGCTGCCTGCAGCGCGCACCTTACCGAAGTACATCCCCATTCCACCGCCGAATTTAGAGACCTTTGCGAAGTTGTCCAGCGAGCGGTAGATGCCGTCCAGACTGTCCGGCACAGTGTCCACAAAGCAGCTTGAAAGCTGATGGTAGGGCTTTCGTGCGTTGGACATGGTAGGTGTCGCCATCGTGACCTCCATACGGCTGAGCATATCGTAAAAGCGTTTTACCCACCCCATGCGGTCAGAGCCTTCGTTCATAGCAAGATGCAGTGCGATACCCAAAAACATCTCCTGCGGTGTTTCCAGCGGCACGCGGCTGCGTGACTGGATCACATAGCGTTTGAGCAGCAGGTCAAGGCCGGAGTAGGTGAACAGCTCGTCCCGTTCCGGGCAGAGAAAGTCCTCCGCCATGGCAATCTCCTCGTGGGTATAGTGGGCAAGGATATAGTCACCGTAGAGTCCCTTATCCGTCAGATAGCGAAGCCTGCCATAGAGGTCGCCGACGCCGCGCCCCTCCCATTCCTGTGCGTTGCGACAGCGAAAGGAGTGGTTCAGAAGCCGCGCCGCGATGAACTCCCACTTGGGTGCCTCTGCCGTAGTCAGCTCTACCGCCGCCTTGGTCAGTGCCTCAGCCCGCTCATCCTCCGTCATGCCCAGACGACAGAAACTCTCAAACTTCATTTGAAGCGCCGCGAGGGAGTAGACTTCCTCGGTAAAATCCATCTGGATGCGGCGCAGCACCTCGTCAAGCGAGTCATCCCCCACCATCCGCGCGATGGTATGCCGGACACGGCGCAGCGCAGACCGCTTTTCGCGGTAGAGGATGTACGCCTTGGCCACCTCATAGTGTCCGCGCTCCATGAGCGTTCGCTCCACCTCGTCCTGCACACGTTCTACGGTGAGCGGCACTGTGACGGAGAGATTGTTGAGAACAGTGGCGAGGATCTCATCCATCTCTCTGCTCCCGATCTCCCTGCCCTGTCCGTCAAACGCCTTTTTCATGGCGTTGAAAATTTTCTCCTGTTGAAAGGGAACAGACTCCCCGTTTCGTTTTCTGATCTCCATTTCGATCCTCTCATCTTCTCCGGTCACTTCTCATGTCCTTTTGGGCAAAGAGCGGGCAAGCGCAGTATCACGCTTGCCCGCTCTGTTTTTGAAAGCCGGTTTTTCTGCAGCCGACGCGGTGGGGCTGTTTGTTGTCTGTTGTCTTGGTTTTGGCTTTCCTGCCAGTTACTTCATAGATTCCAGAATGGCGTCCGCCAGTGCTTCCAGCTCAGTGCGCTTGTCCGTGCCCATGGACGAGGCGAGGCTGAGCCGCTCGTTGAGCACCGTCATGTTCTTAAGCTCATTGTTGACGAATTTCTGCATGAGGTCACCGGACTTCACCGCCCATGAGCCGTTTTCAATGATGGCAAAGGTGCGGTTTTGCAGATTCAGTGCCTTCATATCCATGAGGAAGTCATGCATGGCGGGGTAGATGCCGAGGTTGTAGGTCACAGAGGCCAGGACAATGTGACTGTACTTAAACGCCTCGGAGATCAGCTGGGAGACATGAGTGGAGGACACATCGTACATCGCCACCTTGCTCATGCCCTTATCGCAGAGCGACGTCGCCAGCGCCTGCGCCGCGTTCTCCGTGTTGCCATACATAGAGGCGTAGACGATGAGCACGCCCTGGGTTTCAGGGGCATAGCGGCTCCATGTGTCGTATTTTTCGATGAACCAGCCCAGATCCTTGCGCCACACGGGGCCGTGGAGCGGGCAGATGTACTTGATCTGATCCAAAACGCCGCCGGCCTTTTTCAGCAGGAGCTGGATGTGGGGGCCGTACTTGCCCACGATGTTGGTGAGGTAACGGCGGGCGTCGTCCAGCCAGTCCCGCTCGAAGTCCACCTCGTCGGCGAACAACTTGCCGTCCAGCGCGCCGAAGGTGCCGAAGGCGTCGGCGGAAAAGAGGACGCCGTCGGTGACGTCGAGGGTCACCATGGCCTCCGGCCAGTGAACCATAGGCGCGCCCACAAAGGTGACGGTGTGCTTGCCGAAGGAGAAGGTGTCGCCCTCCTTCACCTCGATGCACTCATGTCCGTCCACATGGAAGCCGAACTGCCGCATGAGCATGAATGCCTTCTCGTTGGAGATCAATTTCACCTTGGGATGGCGCAGCAGGATCTCCTCGATGCAGGCGGCGTGATCCGGCTCCAGATGGTTGACCAGCAGGTAGTCCAGCTCGCGGCCATCCAGCACATACGCCAGATTTTCCAAAAGCTGGCGGCAGGCAGACCAGTCCACCGTGTCAAAGAGCACCGTCTTTTCATCCAGCAGGCAGTAGGCGTTGTAGCTTACGCCCCGGGGAATGGGAAAGCAGTTTTCAAACAGGGCCAGGCGATGGTCGTTGGCGCCCACCCAGTAGAGGTCGTTCGTTACTTTACGTACGCAATACATCTTATCTTGCCTCCTTCACGGCCTCAAGCCTTTACAAATTGATCCTTCGTCTCCGCGCACTCGGGACACACCCACTCGGCGGGAAGCTGCTCAAAGAGCGTACCGGGCGCGATCTCGCCGTCCTCGTCGCCCAACTCCGGCACATACTCGTAGCCGCAGCCGCTGCAGACGTAGCGGTCGCCGATGGGGGCGGGCTTCGGCGGCGTGGGCCGCTTCATCTTTACCATGGGCGGCGCGGGCAGCTTTTCGCCGCTATCCAGCGCGGCAGTGAGCAGGGGCAGGATCTCCTCCACGTCGCCCACGATGCCGTAGTCGCAGTTCTTGAAGATAGGCGCGTTACCGTTCTTATTGATGGCCACGATGGTGGAGGCGTCCTTGATGCCCTTAAGGTGCTGGGATGCGCCGGAGATGCCGCAGGCGATGTACAGATTGCCGGTGAACTTCTGACCGGACATACCCACATAGCGGTTCAGCGGCAGATATTTGAGAGTCTCCGCCACAGGGCGGGAAGAACCGATGGCCGCGCCGGCGGCCTTGGCCAGCGACTCTACCAGTTTCATGTTCTTTTTCTCCCCGATGCCCTTGCCCGCGGAGACCACCCGCTCCGCCTGCGGGATGGGCGTATCCATAGGGATGCCCACGGAGAAGTCGTGACCATCCTTCTTCAGCGCCGCCACAAGGTCGGCCACCTGCTGGGCAGCATCCCCCTCCCGGAAGATAGTCTTTTTGCGAATGCCGGTGATGGGCGCGGGTTTCTTGGCCGCCGAACGGCTCTCGCCGCCGGAGCTCTTGCCCAGCCTGCCCAACAGATGAGAGGCGATGACCACCCGCTGGATCTCGTTAGTGCCCTCGTAGAGGGTGGTGATCTTGGCGTCGCGGTAGGCCCGTTCCACCTCCATGCCCTTGAGGTAGCCGCTGCCGCCGTGGATCTGCAAGGCATCGTTGGTGACCTCCAGCGCGATGTCCGAGGCGTACATCTTCGCCATGGCGGACTCCATGCCGTAAGGCGCGTGCTGCTCCTTCAGCTCCGCCGCGGAGTAGATGAGGAACCGGGCGCAGCGCAGCTTGGTTGCCATATCTGCCAGCTTGAAGGCGATGCTCTGCTGGGCCGCGATAGGCTTGCCGAACTGGACGCGCTCCTTGGAATAGCTCAACGCGTGCTCAAACGCGCCCTGGGCGATGCCCAGCGCCTGCGCGGCGATGCCGATGCGTCCGCCGTCCAGCGTGGACATGGCAATCTTGAAGCCCTCGCCCTCCTTGCCCAATAGGTTTTCCTTGGGAACCTTCACGTTGTTGAAGATCAGCTCCGCCGTGGAGGAGGAGCGAATACCCATCTTGTCATAGTGGTCGCCGAACTCAAAGCCCTTCCAGCCCTTCTCCACGATGAAAGCAGAGATGCCCCGGGTGCCGATGTCCGGCGTGGTGACGGCGAAAACCACATAGGTGTCCGCCTTAGGGGCGTTGGTAATGAAGATCTTGCCGCCGTTGAGGAGGTAGTAGTCCCCCTTATCCAGCGCCGTGGTCTCCGTGCCGCCGGCGTCGGATCCGGCGTTGGTCTCCGTAAGGCCGAAGGCGCCGATCTTCTCGCCCTTGGCCAGCGGAACCAGATATTTCTTCTTCTGCTCCTCGGTGCCATAGGCGAAAATGGGCCATGAGCCGAGGGAGACATGGGCGGAGAGGATTACGCCCGTGCCGCCGTCCACACGGGCCAGCTCCTCCACCGCGATGGCGTAGCTCAGGGCATCAAGACCGGCACCGCCGTACTCCTTGGGGTAGGGAATGCCCATCCAGCCCAGCTTACCCAGCTTCTTGACAGCCTCCTCGGGAAACTCATTGTTCTGATCCATTAAAAATGCGAGGGGCTTGATCTCCTCCTCCGCAAAACTCCGGATCTTCGCGCGCAGCTCTTCGTGCGCCGACGTGGTTTGAAACAGCATACGGGTACCTCCTTTTAAAATTTTACAGCTTGCTTGTATCTTGGGGATCGGATCCGCCGGTCAGCAGCCTGCGCAGGCTCACGGCACGGAACGCCTCGTCCTGCTTTTGCTGCAAGGCCGCCAGCTGACAGTGGATGGCGCACCGCCCATGCTTGTCCTGCCAGCGGCATTCATATCCCGGCTCCATGCAGGCGCACAGGATGCCCCGCTCCCCCACGACCCCCATGAGATCGTAGAGGGAGGTCGCGTCCAGATCGCAGGACAGCGCGCAGCCGCCGAGAGCGCCGCGGCTCACCCGCACCAAATTGCCGGCGGAGAGCTTGCGCAGAATCTGGTAGGCAAACTGATTGGGGATCAATTCCGTTTCCGACATCTCGGCCACCGAATGCTTCTCCCCGTCCAGCAGCACCCGCAAAATGCGCAGCGCGTAGTCCGTCTCTTTGGTGATGATCATGCTCTACATCCTCTTTTCGCTTGCTTGTTAATACTATCATATCAATCTTGATAAATTTTGTCAAGATTATTTCAAAAAAAATATTGCTTTCATACAGACCGCCCCAGCCCGGGTCAGCTTCGCTTTCCATTCAGCGAAAAGCCATGTTCCTTACAATTATAGAAGCCGAAAAAGCTGTGCCGTGGCAGTCCGCCGAAAGCAGAAAAGACTATGCCTGAAAACCAGAAAGCGGAGAAATTGGTTGGGGCTCGCAGGGGTCGCCCATCCAAGGCGGATGAGGCGATCCCTGGCAAGTCCAAGGCAAGCACCAAAGTGCGTGCTTTTCATTTTATATCCGACGCACTATGTTAAGATGTGCAGTAGATGTTCCATTTTTCTGTCCCATTCTCTGCTGGAATCGGCGCACTCTTTCAATTCAGTTTCGACTTCAGCATTTATCGGCAAGTTTTTCTTGTAGCGGATGGTATGCTCAAGGCTTGCCCAGAAGTCCATAGCGATTGTACGGAGTTGTATCTCCACTGGCACATGGATCTCTTTTTCCGCAAAGAATACCGGCAGCCGGATCGTCAGGTGCAGACTGCGATAGCCATTTGGCTTAGGGTGTGAAATATAATCTTTCTCCGTGATGATTTCAATGTCAGACTGATCTTTTAAGCACTTTGCCAAAAAGAACACATCCTCCTCGAAAGAGCAGATCACCCGCACACCGGCAATATCCATGATATTTGCCTGCATGGTCGGAAAATCCAGAGAAAGTCCGCGCTTCTGCATCTTATTCATAATGCTGGACGGCGACTTCAAGCGACTTTTCATACTTTCTATCGGATTGCGATAATGCTGCAATGAAAACTCTTCGTTTAGAATTTCCAACCTGCTTTCCAGTGCTTTCAGCGCACATCGGTATTGCAGCATGACTTCCTGATACCTGCGATTTTCGCTTAAAAGGCGCTGGCACTGCAGATCATCTAAGCCTTTATCTGCCGCAACCGTCAAGCCAAATAAATTTTCACTCATAGTTTCTCCATTCCGCAGGGATAGGCGCTCCGCGCTGTCTGCTGCTCTTGTGTTACGACCTGATAAAAACTGTATCCGCCGGAGAGATGGGAACAGCTGAAACCATACTGCGTCAAAAGCCGACAGGCCAGATAACTGCGAAGCCCAGTCTGGCAATTCACATAGATAGGCTTGTCCCGCTCTAACTCGTCCAAGTGCTCCCGCAGATCGTCCAGTGGAATATTGCGGAATCCATTCAAGTGCCCACGCCGATATTCGCCTTCCGTGCGGACGTCCAGCAACGTCGCACTGCCATCGCAGGGCAAGTCCTCAATATCATTCCAATGGAACTGCTGCACTTTCCCGCTCTCCAAATCCTCGATCATAAAACCGGCCATATTGACCGGATCTTTGGCAGAGGAATAGGGCGGCGCATAGGAAAGGTCAAGTTCCGTCAGTTCCAAAGCTGTCATTTTTGCGCGAATGGCCGTAGCCAGTACATCAATACGCTTGTCCACACCGTCGCCGCCAACGATCTGCGCACCGAGCAACCGCAGGCTTTCTTTTTCATACAGTACCTTCATTGCCATTGACCGTGCGCCGGGATAATAGGCAGCGTGGGATGCTGGGAAAAGTACGACTTTGTCGTAAGCGATTCCTGCTGCCTGCGCTGCCTTTTCATTGATACCCGTGGAGGCCGCTGTCAAGCCAAACAGTTTCAGAACAGACGAACCCTGAGAGCCGGTAAAGTGGCTGTTGCCGCCGCAGATATTGTCAGCGGCAATGCGTCCCTGCTTGTTGGCGGGTCCCGCCAGCGAAATCAACGCTTTCTGCCCGGTTACAAAATGGGTGACCTCTACGGCATCGCCCACAGCATAGATGTCCGGCACGGAGGTTTCCATCCGTTCGGTGACAGCGATGCTTCCACGAATACCAAGCTCAAGACCGACATCTTTTGCTAAATGCGTGTCCGGGGTAACACCGATGGCCAGCAACACCATATCCGAATGCAGCGGCTCACTACTCTCCAACAGAGTCAGCACGGAATCTCCGTCCTGTCGGAATCCGGTGACGGTTTCCCCCAACCGCAGAGTCACGCCGTGTCTGCGCATTTCCGCATGGACAAAGCTCGCCATGTCCGCATCCAGTGGTGCTAATAGCTGATTGGGTCGCTGAACGATGGTGACAGAAACGCCCATTTCTGTAAGGTTTTCCGCCATTTCCAGACCGATAAAGCCGCCGCCAGCCAAAACAGCGTTTTTCGGCTTCTGATCCTCTACAAAGTGCCTAATGCGGAGGGTATCCTCCACGGTGCGCAGCGTGAAAACACGCTCACTGCTGACGCCGGAAAGCGCAGGAACCGTCGGCTTTGCGCCGGGGGCAAGAAGCAGTTTGTCATAGGTTTCCGTATAGATCTTCCCGCTGTCCAGTGTGCGGACCGTGACGGTTTTCTCTGCGGGATTGATCGCAGTTACTTCCTGCCGTACCCGCACA is a genomic window containing:
- a CDS encoding ribonucleoside-diphosphate reductase subunit alpha, whose translation is MEIRKRNGESVPFQQEKIFNAMKKAFDGQGREIGSREMDEILATVLNNLSVTVPLTVERVQDEVERTLMERGHYEVAKAYILYREKRSALRRVRHTIARMVGDDSLDEVLRRIQMDFTEEVYSLAALQMKFESFCRLGMTEDERAEALTKAAVELTTAEAPKWEFIAARLLNHSFRCRNAQEWEGRGVGDLYGRLRYLTDKGLYGDYILAHYTHEEIAMAEDFLCPERDELFTYSGLDLLLKRYVIQSRSRVPLETPQEMFLGIALHLAMNEGSDRMGWVKRFYDMLSRMEVTMATPTMSNARKPYHQLSSCFVDTVPDSLDGIYRSLDNFAKVSKFGGGMGMYFGKVRAAGSTIRGFQGAAGGVIRWIRLVNDTAVAVDQLGMRQGAVAVYLDAWHRDLPEFLQLRTNNGDDRMKAHDVFPAVCYPDLFWRLAEENIDAPWHLMCPHEILTVKGYALEDYWGTEWEKRYLDCVNDPRIEKRSVTVKDIVRLVLRSAVETGTPFAFNRDSVNHMNPNGHTGMIYCSNLCTEIAQNMAPIEHISTEVHTENGDTIVVTATRPGEFVVCNLASLSLGNLPVEDEAYMERTVETAIRALDNVIDLNFYPLEYARLTNQKYRSIGLGVSGYHHMLAKRGIRWESDEHLAFTDAVFELINYAAVKADTALARERGRYALFEGSDWQTGAYFEKRGYTSEKWRALAKTVAVQGMRNAYLLAVAPTSSTSILSGTSAGIDPIMKKFFLEEKKGSMLPRVAPELSMDTWWCYKAAHLIDQSWSVRAAGLRQRHIDQAQSMNLYITNDYSMRQVLRLYLEAWRAGVKTIYYVRSKALEVEACESCSS
- a CDS encoding FprA family A-type flavoprotein — encoded protein: MYCVRKVTNDLYWVGANDHRLALFENCFPIPRGVSYNAYCLLDEKTVLFDTVDWSACRQLLENLAYVLDGRELDYLLVNHLEPDHAACIEEILLRHPKVKLISNEKAFMLMRQFGFHVDGHECIEVKEGDTFSFGKHTVTFVGAPMVHWPEAMVTLDVTDGVLFSADAFGTFGALDGKLFADEVDFERDWLDDARRYLTNIVGKYGPHIQLLLKKAGGVLDQIKYICPLHGPVWRKDLGWFIEKYDTWSRYAPETQGVLIVYASMYGNTENAAQALATSLCDKGMSKVAMYDVSSTHVSQLISEAFKYSHIVLASVTYNLGIYPAMHDFLMDMKALNLQNRTFAIIENGSWAVKSGDLMQKFVNNELKNMTVLNERLSLASSMGTDKRTELEALADAILESMK
- a CDS encoding acyl-CoA dehydrogenase family protein; translated protein: MLFQTTSAHEELRAKIRSFAEEEIKPLAFLMDQNNEFPEEAVKKLGKLGWMGIPYPKEYGGAGLDALSYAIAVEELARVDGGTGVILSAHVSLGSWPIFAYGTEEQKKKYLVPLAKGEKIGAFGLTETNAGSDAGGTETTALDKGDYYLLNGGKIFITNAPKADTYVVFAVTTPDIGTRGISAFIVEKGWKGFEFGDHYDKMGIRSSSTAELIFNNVKVPKENLLGKEGEGFKIAMSTLDGGRIGIAAQALGIAQGAFEHALSYSKERVQFGKPIAAQQSIAFKLADMATKLRCARFLIYSAAELKEQHAPYGMESAMAKMYASDIALEVTNDALQIHGGSGYLKGMEVERAYRDAKITTLYEGTNEIQRVVIASHLLGRLGKSSGGESRSAAKKPAPITGIRKKTIFREGDAAQQVADLVAALKKDGHDFSVGIPMDTPIPQAERVVSAGKGIGEKKNMKLVESLAKAAGAAIGSSRPVAETLKYLPLNRYVGMSGQKFTGNLYIACGISGASQHLKGIKDASTIVAINKNGNAPIFKNCDYGIVGDVEEILPLLTAALDSGEKLPAPPMVKMKRPTPPKPAPIGDRYVCSGCGYEYVPELGDEDGEIAPGTLFEQLPAEWVCPECAETKDQFVKA
- a CDS encoding RrF2 family transcriptional regulator; protein product: MIITKETDYALRILRVLLDGEKHSVAEMSETELIPNQFAYQILRKLSAGNLVRVSRGALGGCALSCDLDATSLYDLMGVVGERGILCACMEPGYECRWQDKHGRCAIHCQLAALQQKQDEAFRAVSLRRLLTGGSDPQDTSKL
- a CDS encoding GTP pyrophosphokinase, with protein sequence MSENLFGLTVAADKGLDDLQCQRLLSENRRYQEVMLQYRCALKALESRLEILNEEFSLQHYRNPIESMKSRLKSPSSIMNKMQKRGLSLDFPTMQANIMDIAGVRVICSFEEDVFFLAKCLKDQSDIEIITEKDYISHPKPNGYRSLHLTIRLPVFFAEKEIHVPVEIQLRTIAMDFWASLEHTIRYKKNLPINAEVETELKECADSSREWDRKMEHLLHILT
- a CDS encoding FAD-dependent oxidoreductase; its protein translation is MKVVIVGGVAGGASAAARIRRLDEHAQIIMIERSGYVSYANCGLPYYVGGVIKEQEELTLQTPESFWDRFRIDVRVRQEVTAINPAEKTVTVRTLDSGKIYTETYDKLLLAPGAKPTVPALSGVSSERVFTLRTVEDTLRIRHFVEDQKPKNAVLAGGGFIGLEMAENLTEMGVSVTIVQRPNQLLAPLDADMASFVHAEMRRHGVTLRLGETVTGFRQDGDSVLTLLESSEPLHSDMVLLAIGVTPDTHLAKDVGLELGIRGSIAVTERMETSVPDIYAVGDAVEVTHFVTGQKALISLAGPANKQGRIAADNICGGNSHFTGSQGSSVLKLFGLTAASTGINEKAAQAAGIAYDKVVLFPASHAAYYPGARSMAMKVLYEKESLRLLGAQIVGGDGVDKRIDVLATAIRAKMTALELTELDLSYAPPYSSAKDPVNMAGFMIEDLESGKVQQFHWNDIEDLPCDGSATLLDVRTEGEYRRGHLNGFRNIPLDDLREHLDELERDKPIYVNCQTGLRSYLACRLLTQYGFSCSHLSGGYSFYQVVTQEQQTARSAYPCGMEKL